A stretch of the Thunnus thynnus chromosome 7, fThuThy2.1, whole genome shotgun sequence genome encodes the following:
- the cryba1a gene encoding crystallin, beta A1a: MALNNPTPLGPWKITVYDQENFQGKRLEFTSACQNIMECGMDNIRSLKVECGAWTGYEHSSFCGQQFVLERGEYPHWESWSGSNAYHIERMMSFRPICSANHKESKMVLFEKENFMGRQWEINDDYPSLQAMGWGNNEIGSMQVQSGAWVCYQFPGYRGYQYIMECDRHGGEYKHYREWGSHAQSFQVQSLRRIQQ; this comes from the exons ATGGCTCTGAATAATCCTACCCCACTGGGACCATGGAAG ATCACAGTTTATGACCAGGAGAACTTCCAGGGGAAGCGTCTGGAGTTTACCTCAGCCTGCCAGAACATCATGGAGTGCGGCATGGACAACATCCGCTCCCTGAAGGTGGAGTGTGGAGC CTGGACAGGATATGAGCACTCCAGCTTCTGTGGACAGCAGTTTGTgttggagagaggagagtaTCCTCACTGGGAGTCATGGAGTGGCAGCAATGCCTACCACATTGAGAGGATGATGTCCTTCCGCCccatctgctctgct AACCACAAGGAGTCCAAGATGGTGCTGTTTGAGAAGGAGAACTTCATGGGACGCCAGTGGGAGATAAACGATGACTACCCCTCTCTGCAGGCCATGGGCTGGGGCAACAATGAGATTGGATCTATGCAAGTTCAGAGTGGCGC CTGGGTGTGCTACCAGTTCCCTGGTTACCGTGGTTACCAGTACATCATGGAGTGCGATCGTCATGGCGGCGAGTACAAACATTATAGAGAGTGGGGCTCCCATGCTCAGTCCTTCCAGGTGCAGTCGCTGCGTCGAATCCAGCAATGA
- the crybb1l3 gene encoding crystallin, beta B1, like 3: protein MSHSGAQGSIGSHSAIGLRNQKIYLYEHENFQGRRLDLFGENRNLAEKGFEKIGSVRVESGPWVGYEQQNMTGEMFILEKGEYPRWDTWSNSYRCDRMMSVRPVKMDPQDHKICLFECPNFEGRKMEVCDEDIPSLWSYGFQDRVASLQVTGGTWVGYQYPGYRGFQYVFEMGPYKHWNDWGAHHPQIQSIRRVRDMQTHRRGCFEMTA from the exons ATGTCTCACTCAGGTGCTCAAGGCAGCATTGGCAGCCACTCAGCCATTGGGCTGCGCAATCAGAAG atTTATCTCTATGAACACGAGAACTTCCAGGGCCGTAGGTTGGACCTGTTCGGAGAGAACCGTAACCTGGCTGAGAAGGGTTTCGAGAAAATCGGCTCTGTCAGGGTCGAGTCTGGACC CTGGGTGGGTTATGAGCAGCAGAACATGACTGGTGAGATGTTCATTCTGGAGAAGGGAGAGTACCCCCGCTGGGACACCTGGTCCAACAGCTACAGGTGTGACCGTATGATGTCAGTCAGGCCCGTCAAGATG GACCCCCAAGACCACAAGATCTGCCTGTTTGAGTGTCCAAACTTCGAGGGTCGTAAAATGGAAGTGTGCGATGAGGATATTCCTAGCCTGTGGTCTTATGGCTTCCAGGATCGTGTTGCCAGTCTTCAGGTCACCGGTGGAAC cTGGGTGGGCTACCAGTACCCTGGCTACCGTGGTTTCCAGTATGTGTTTGAGATGGGCCCTTACAAACACTGGAACGACTGGGGCGCCCACCACCCCCAGATCCAGTCCATCCGCAGGGTGAGAGACATGCAGACACACCGCAGAGGCTGCTTCGAGATGACCGCATAA